One Candidatus Ornithobacterium hominis genomic region harbors:
- a CDS encoding acyl-CoA thioesterase: MNNLQLSISTRVRYAETDQMGYVYHGNYATFFEMGRVHFLREIGLNYSDLEHSGIMLPVLNLACQYHAPALFDDEIQIITELAELPSDVRIKFNYKILNQAQKLLTTGSTELVFVSTTTRKPIRCPEFFREKIQDFFKA; the protein is encoded by the coding sequence ATGAATAATTTACAACTAAGCATTTCAACCCGAGTAAGATACGCAGAAACAGATCAAATGGGGTACGTTTATCATGGCAATTATGCTACTTTTTTTGAAATGGGGCGAGTACATTTTTTGCGTGAAATAGGATTGAATTACAGTGATTTAGAGCATTCGGGAATTATGCTTCCTGTTTTAAATCTCGCCTGCCAATATCATGCACCAGCTTTATTTGATGATGAGATACAGATTATCACAGAATTAGCTGAACTACCGAGTGACGTTAGAATAAAATTCAATTATAAAATCCTAAATCAAGCTCAAAAGTTATTAACAACAGGAAGCACAGAGCTGGTTTTTGTCAGTACCACAACCCGAAAACCAATACGCTGCCCTGAATTTTTCCGTGAGAAAATTCAAGATTTTTTTAAGGCTTAG